The candidate division WOR-3 bacterium nucleotide sequence GTTGGTTTGGAGTATTATTATGATGGGGTGTATCATGCCTGGGCTTGGGCGGTGACCGATTCGTTTGCGGTGCGGTATACGACCTATCCGCCGGATTATTTAGGTGTTGAGGAGTATACGAAGTTGACCACGGTGCCGCTGCAGACCATGATGGGTGTGGTGTATCCGAATCCGTTTGTGCGGAATCTGCAGGTCAATTACCAGCTTGCAGCGCAGGGCCGGGTCAATCTGGCGGTTTATGATGCTGCGGGGCGCTTAATATCCGCACTCGCCGAGGGCATGAGTGAACCTGGTTACTATACGGTCCATTGGAATGGTCTTGATGACCAGGGTCGTCAGGTGCCGGCGGGTGTTTACTTTATCCGTCTCGACACTGACAACTACCAGCACGTTCAGAAGACGGTACTTTTGAAATAACGGCTGACGACAGCCGGTTTCGAGAAGCGATACGTTAATGGCACGTCGGTTTCGACAAGCAGGACCGGCGTGCCAAATCCTACTACCATAAACCAAGTCATAAATTCCGTTAGTTTCGTTATTCCCGTTAATCTCGCTAATTTCGTTATTATCGTTTCGTCTCTCAGCGTCTTAACCTCTTATCTTCACAACTTCTGTCACATCGAACCTCGTAACCGTAGGATGCTAAACCATACCTTGGTCTTCCCCCCAAA carries:
- a CDS encoding T9SS type A sorting domain-containing protein, whose amino-acid sequence is VGLEYYYDGVYHAWAWAVTDSFAVRYTTYPPDYLGVEEYTKLTTVPLQTMMGVVYPNPFVRNLQVNYQLAAQGRVNLAVYDAAGRLISALAEGMSEPGYYTVHWNGLDDQGRQVPAGVYFIRLDTDNYQHVQKTVLLK